One region of Arvicola amphibius chromosome 3, mArvAmp1.2, whole genome shotgun sequence genomic DNA includes:
- the Ubap1l gene encoding ubiquitin-associated protein 1-like, translating into MNVLDGVPFKVPNGLVVDTEPHPAPEISVQYCRELLLGSMYDFSLEREALFWVEAAVRGPCPQQCKDLGMASAPPAWFLLVSPKHSLMPAPAEVRGPEAGLQEPAEEEEEVEEEEIGEKRDEDDASSASEEEMGSSSPQPGSPTGRRRYSLDVLQNIRSELVGARRRLSESRLASRPRALLHRFRGHRTLSLSASLAPAPGPAPQPPSEPVLPPRPSTAGAMPPLRSHKPTVASLSPYTCLPPLSGTPQPLNSYRLHPDSATDLLSALTKEEQDLIWPVVALGYPLGRAIVALQKTGRQSLSQFLGYLGACERLLRQGYDEALVDEAMEMFQFSEHQAGEFLRLWQQFSDMGFQQDRIKEVLLVHGNQREQALEELVACAQ; encoded by the exons ATGAATGTCCTTGATGGTGTCCCCTTTAAGGTACCCAACGGCCTTGTGGTGGACACAGAGCCCCACCCTGCTCCAGAGATCAGTGTCCAGTACTGTAGAGAGCTCCTGCTGGGCTCGATG TATGACTTCAGCCTGGAAAGGGAGGCTCTCTTCTGGGTGGAAGCAGCCGTCCGCGGACCTTGTCCCCAACAATGCAAGGACTTGGGGATGGCATCAGCTCCTCCAGCCTGGTTCTTACTGGTCAGTCCAAAACACAGTCTGATGCCTGCACCTGCTGAAGTCAGAGGCCCAGAGGCTGGATTACAGGAACctgctgaggaggaagaggaggtggaggaagaagaaatagggGAGAAGAGGGATGAGGACGATGCTTCCTCTGCCAGCGAGGAGGAGATGGGCTCCAGCAGCCCTCAGCCCGGCTCCCCTACAGGCCGTCGCCGCTACTCGCTGGATGTGCTGCAAAACATAAGGTCTGAGTTGGTTGGTGCCCGGCGACGGCTCTCGGAGAGCAGACTAGCCTCGCGTCCTCGAGCCCTTCTGCACCGCTTCCGAGGCCACCGCACTCTGAGCCTGAGTGCCAGCCTGGCGCCAGCCCCTGGCCCAGCACCGCAGCCCCCCAGTGAACCCGTGCTGCCTCCACGACCCTCTACCGCCGGCGCTATGCCTCCACTGCGGAGCCACAAGCCCACTGTCGCT TCCCTTAGCCCGTACACCTGCTTACCACCTCTTAGTGGGACACCCCAGCCCCTCAACTCCTATAGATTGCATCCTGATTCAGCAACTGACCTACTGTCTGCCCTGACCAAAGAGGAGCAAGACCTCATCTGGCCAGTGGTCGCTTTGGGCTATCCCCTTGGAAGGGCCATTGTGGCTCTGCAGAAGACAGGAAGGCAGAGCCTAAGCCAG TTTCTCGGCTACCTCGGTGCCTGTGAGAGGCTGCTGCGGCAGGGCTACGATGAGGCCCTGGTGGATGAGGCCATGGAGATGTTCCAGTTCTCCGAGCACCAG gCAGGGGAGTTCCTGCGACTCTGGCAGCAGTTCAGTGACATGGGCTTCCAGCAAGACCGGATCAAGGAGGTGCTGTTGGTCCACGGCAATCAGCGCGAACAAGCCCTGGAAGAGCTGGTAGCCTGTGCCCAGTGA